One Cryptomeria japonica chromosome 9, Sugi_1.0, whole genome shotgun sequence genomic window carries:
- the LOC131067410 gene encoding uncharacterized protein LOC131067410 isoform X1 encodes MVWENHKGRGFGLIAENHMLGNACFRLPIRSRTSLLPLNLTCSYSHSYHARSYCSAKGIERESKTLVLLPKNNFQKGGVGYSNDKSNDGCCHLSNPRRTQHHSSSCLLAGNGNGYVAASIWHALLPSSHFSDTHKRIPNRMCNSNGRTCFEEMKSKGSFIGIYRNCGDCAKRLSSCSASVGGGFCEGSWNASWDVRPARWLHGSHSAWLLFGVCACFSNLNPPVQAEAEALLVDENTDDLVDDDDGAILASADKASHGKKVYTDYSVTGVPGDGRCLFRAVAHGSCLRKGEAAPDESTQRRLADDLRARVADELVKRREEYEWCIEGDFDTYVEQIKKPHVWGGEPELLMASHVLQMPITVYMHERNSDGLIAIAEYGQDYGKRNPIRVLFTGYGHYDALQIHDD; translated from the exons ATGGTTTGGGAAAACCACAAGGGAAGAGGGTTTGGATTGATTGCAGAAAATCACATGCTTGGGAATGCCTGTTTTCGCCTTCCTATTCGTAGCAGAACTTCATTACTACCACTTAATCTGACATGTAGTTACAGTCACAGTTACCACGCTCGTAGTTATTGCTCTGCCAAAGGCATCGAGAGAGAATCAAAAACCTTGGTTTTATTGCCTAAAAATAATTTCCAGAAGGGAGGTGTTGGGTATTCTAATGACAAGAGCAACGATGGGTGTTGCCACCTGTCCAATCCAAGGAGAACCCAGCACCATTCCAGCTCATGTCTGCTTGCAGGGAATGGAAATGGGTATGTGGCTGCATCCATCTGGCATGCCCTGCTTCCCTCCTCACATTTTTCTGATACCCACAAGAGAATACCCAATAGGATGTGCAATAGCAATGGCAGGACATGTTTTGAAGAGATGAAATCCAAGGGTTCTTTTATTGGGATATATAGGAACTGTGGTGATTGTGCAAAGAGGCTTTCTTCTTGTTCTGCTTCTGTAGGTGGGGGATTTTGTGAGGGGTCCTGGAATGCTTCATGGGATGTGAGGCCTGCGAGGTGGCTGCATGGGAGTCATTCTGCGTGGCTGCTTTTTGGGGTGTGTGCTTGTTTTTCAAACCTAAATCCTCCTGTTCAGGCTGAGGCTGAAGCTCTTTTGGTAGATGAGAATACTGATGATTTGGTGGATGATGATGATGGGGCAATCCTTGCTTCTGCTGATAAGGCCTCCCATGGAAAGAAAGTTTATACCGATTACTCTGTCACGG GTGTACCTGGTGATGGGAGGTGTTTGTTTCGAGCTGTTGCACATGGTTCTTGCCTGAGAAAAGGAGAAGCTGCTCCAGACGAGAGCACTCAGAGAAGGCTAGCAGATGATTTGCGAGCTAGA gttgcagATGAATTGGTTAAAAGACGTGAAGAGTATGAATG GTGCATAGAAGGCGACTTTGATACATATGTTGAACAGATCAAAAAGCCTCACGTTTGGGGTGGAGAACCTGAACTACTTATGGCTTCGCATGTTCTCCA GATGCCAATAACTGTGTATATGCATGAGAGGAACTCTGATGGTCTTATAGCTATTGCAGAGTATGGTCAAGACTATGGGAAACGAAACCCAATCAGGGTTTTGTTTACTGGATATGGCCATTATGATGCCTTGCAGATTCATGATGATTGA
- the LOC131067410 gene encoding uncharacterized protein LOC131067410 isoform X2, producing MVWENHKGRGFGLIAENHMLGNACFRLPIRSRTSLLPLNLTCSYSHSYHARSYCSAKGIERESKTLVLLPKNNFQKGGVGYSNDKSNDGCCHLSNPRRTQHHSSSCLLAGNGNGYVAASIWHALLPSSHFSDTHKRIPNRMCNSNGRTCFEEMKSKGSFIGIYRNCGDCAKRLSSCSASVGGGFCEGSWNASWDVRPARWLHGSHSAWLLFGVCACFSNLNPPVQAEAEALLVDENTDDLVDDDDGAILASADKASHGKKVYTDYSVTGVPGDGRCLFRAVAHGSCLRKGEAAPDESTQRRLADDLRARVADELVKRREEYEWCIEGDFDTYVEQIKKPHVWGGEPELLMASHVLQNCFCFEWMQDANNCVYA from the exons ATGGTTTGGGAAAACCACAAGGGAAGAGGGTTTGGATTGATTGCAGAAAATCACATGCTTGGGAATGCCTGTTTTCGCCTTCCTATTCGTAGCAGAACTTCATTACTACCACTTAATCTGACATGTAGTTACAGTCACAGTTACCACGCTCGTAGTTATTGCTCTGCCAAAGGCATCGAGAGAGAATCAAAAACCTTGGTTTTATTGCCTAAAAATAATTTCCAGAAGGGAGGTGTTGGGTATTCTAATGACAAGAGCAACGATGGGTGTTGCCACCTGTCCAATCCAAGGAGAACCCAGCACCATTCCAGCTCATGTCTGCTTGCAGGGAATGGAAATGGGTATGTGGCTGCATCCATCTGGCATGCCCTGCTTCCCTCCTCACATTTTTCTGATACCCACAAGAGAATACCCAATAGGATGTGCAATAGCAATGGCAGGACATGTTTTGAAGAGATGAAATCCAAGGGTTCTTTTATTGGGATATATAGGAACTGTGGTGATTGTGCAAAGAGGCTTTCTTCTTGTTCTGCTTCTGTAGGTGGGGGATTTTGTGAGGGGTCCTGGAATGCTTCATGGGATGTGAGGCCTGCGAGGTGGCTGCATGGGAGTCATTCTGCGTGGCTGCTTTTTGGGGTGTGTGCTTGTTTTTCAAACCTAAATCCTCCTGTTCAGGCTGAGGCTGAAGCTCTTTTGGTAGATGAGAATACTGATGATTTGGTGGATGATGATGATGGGGCAATCCTTGCTTCTGCTGATAAGGCCTCCCATGGAAAGAAAGTTTATACCGATTACTCTGTCACGG GTGTACCTGGTGATGGGAGGTGTTTGTTTCGAGCTGTTGCACATGGTTCTTGCCTGAGAAAAGGAGAAGCTGCTCCAGACGAGAGCACTCAGAGAAGGCTAGCAGATGATTTGCGAGCTAGA gttgcagATGAATTGGTTAAAAGACGTGAAGAGTATGAATG GTGCATAGAAGGCGACTTTGATACATATGTTGAACAGATCAAAAAGCCTCACGTTTGGGGTGGAGAACCTGAACTACTTATGGCTTCGCATGTTCTCCA aaattgtttttgttttgaatggaTGCAGGATGCCAATAACTGTGTATATGCATGA